Below is a window of Mucilaginibacter ginkgonis DNA.
TATTAGTTGAAACCGCTACTGACAATACCAACCGTACAGTAGCTAATGTGCGCAGTTATTTTACCAAAGTAGGCGGAACCTTAGGCAAGACAGGTTCGCTGGATTTTATTTTCAGCCGTAAGTCGGTTTTTACGTTTGATCCGGGCGACCGCGACCTGGAAGAACTGGAGTTTGAACTGATAGACGCCGGATTGGAGGATCTGTTTGTTGAAGCCAATGAAGAGGGTAAAGATGTTGCCGTTATCCATACGGCGTTTGAAGATTTTGGCAAGATGCAAACCGCTTTGGCGGCGTTAGGCATCGAAACCATTTCGGCTAAATTAGAGCGCATTCCGCTTTCTACCGCAGAAGTTACCGAAGAGCAAGCTGCTGACGCTTTAAAACTCATAGATAAATTGGAAGAGGACGACGACGTGCAGGCGGTTTACCATAACATGGCGGAATAAAACCCTCATACCCCCTAAAGGGGATAATAAAAAGCCCTCTCCTTTGAAGAGGGTTGGGTGAGGCTAAACATATGACCTTCGAAGAATTTTTTAAGAAGAAAAAGATAAACCTGCCGCTTTTACAGCAGGCAGAGCCTGCTCTTTTTGAAGAATTTAAGAGCCACTACGCCGCCATGGGCGAAAAAAGCTTCGACCATACCAAGAAGTACTGGTTCAATAAATTACGCAGGCAATACGTTTTACCGCCGGAACCTAAGGTAGAGAAGGTGATCATTGAAAACCCTATCGCGGAGCAAACCATTGTTGAGTCGCTTACCGAGCCCGCT
It encodes the following:
- a CDS encoding YebC/PmpR family DNA-binding transcriptional regulator, encoding MGRAFEFRKERKFKRWAKMAVQFTRLGKEIVMAVKEGGGHPETNSRLRTAMQNAKAVNMPKDRVEAAIKRAVSKDSSNYDEIVYEGYAPHGVAILVETATDNTNRTVANVRSYFTKVGGTLGKTGSLDFIFSRKSVFTFDPGDRDLEELEFELIDAGLEDLFVEANEEGKDVAVIHTAFEDFGKMQTALAALGIETISAKLERIPLSTAEVTEEQAADALKLIDKLEEDDDVQAVYHNMAE